In Centroberyx gerrardi isolate f3 chromosome 14, fCenGer3.hap1.cur.20231027, whole genome shotgun sequence, the genomic stretch GTGCTGGGTAGTTTGTAAAATGTGTGTTGAGTGCTTTTGTGAAGTAAGTCTATGGTGCatagtgataaaaaaaaaccaaagatGAACAAGTTGAGAATGTGACATCAAAAGTGACTTTATCCAGTGCTACACAACGCCATAGTTACCCAGTACTATATTTTGTTACAAAATGCCTCCTTTTTGAAGTAATCTCCACAATCTGTGTGTGAGGGTTGGGTCAAGATTTTGTGTCAAAATAGTCTGAATCAAAGCCATTCATGAATGGAAGGGAAGTGGAACTGGAAATAAATGCTTTCACTGTACACAGGGGCAGTGAGGGTGCACCGTTTGGTTTCAAATGTTAATTTTGCACACAAATCATTGCTGTGTCAATACATTACCACATATCCTGGACATTGCTGGGaatttaacataaataaataactttaaGGGTGGAAACCCTATAACTATTCTATGGTATATAGGGGAACATAAAAAGCATAtaatttatgtaaaaaatagaaCTATATGATACAGATTTACCTGTGGAGCCACTGTTTTAGCTGTATTAGTATTGCATATGCAGAGAAACCCACTTTGGGAAACATagctttttaaatttttcagtAAACCATATTCCATATGTAATACCAAATATTTcatgctatctatctatcttgagttattattttttattatttaactaTGCATTTATGCATCAATAAAGAAAGGGGTGTTTCCAAAAACTTGTACAACTTGTAGCCTTTCAGAGACTTTTCACACAAAACTGCAAAAGATCAGCCTCACCTGTAGAAGAACAGTCTTTGCTCCAAGGTGTGCTTCATATTCCCCCGATAATCCCTCGTGCACATACAACGTgaagataaataaaatgcattgaatCTTGAAAGTCATCCTGTCCATAATAATACAGCTTTTAGGCTCCAAAATGAGGTGAACTGCCAAGTCCCAGCGCTCTCACGGTGTCAGTGGGAGTGAAGCAGCTCGTGTGCAGGACGCGGTGCAAAACCTCACATTTTACACAAGTTATTTTTTGCAAGGGGcagtctctcccctccctcagcttAATGTAAACGGCTGGGAagcactgaaataaaaaattttaaaaaacacacacacaatacaaggATAAGTGTTCTGGCAGGTGGTGATCGGATGGCCAAAAACTGTGAAGTTCAGTCAGAAAGTTCCCGCTGTCCCGCTGGGTTCAAGCTAGCTGCCCCCTTGCTTGTGTTCATGCATACGCTACTGGAAATTTCGCGGACTGCTGCCATCGGGCAGCATGAGAAATGACGAATTATTAACCCATGAATGTCGActatatgaaatataaaaaaaattaaaaaaaatcccccctccatctctctctctccatgtgtttgtaagtgtgttTAATGCGTCCTTCTGTCTGACTTATATTCTACATCTTGAATTATTTCCAAATGTGAATCTTCGTTTTCCTCCAGTAGGCTATTCTTTAACAAAGACTCATTGCTGGGGTGATGAACACTGGTCTGCTGGTGGAGCATTTttgtcaaatgtatttttatttccatAATACTATATAAAAGCTTCTCCACGGGTGTGTTGGCTAACATCACAATAGACCTGCCAAGCCAAAACAAAAAGGTCTGTTAGCCTATTTGTAATGTGAAGTTTATTTTCTGAGTGTACTCAACAACATGTTATAGCTGGTTCTATCAGTCAGGACCTCACATTACACAGTTTTTACAGTCACAGCCAAGtgacaaaatgtatttgtatccatttattgtttgttttggttctgtccatggtgctgattCCTACCTCTAGAGGATAATTAGATGATCAACAACACATTATGCTGCCAATACAATTACATATGCATGTAATATACAACCTTGACACATCCTTTTatgtttccctttttctctcaaaCTGAATGCAcagcacattcatttttttctaaatcaTTGTCAAACAATGTGacactttgaaaaacaaaccGTGGTCAGATGATAACAGACAAAGGAACATTTCATAGACATGTCAGAAACACAACCTCCTGCATCAGGTTTAGGTTGTGTGCTTTTACACCAGGGGGAGTCCATGCTCTTTAGTAGTGATGTTTTCACATATATGTATAGGCAGGTTTGGTTAGTCCAGTTTCTCCCTTGTCTTCTCCTGCCTTAAACCCATCCTGCCCTTCCGTTTTCACACAATAAAGTATAAACTGGAGTGCATTTCTAATATTACTTGAAGTTGAAGTTAACCAGTACGTAGCGTTGCATCCAACTTCATATAATTAGAGTCCATGTCTCCCAAACAGCCTCTATATGTGATCAGGAACAGTCAGCAGGGCGTCCTCTGGGTCTCTGTCCACATCAACATtctgcaacaacagcaacacaaataCTCAGATCCCATTTAAATACTGAGAGGGgggtaattttattttattgtttttgaatgttctatttttttttattttattttttttttttattttacaaatgaaGGGTTTAATTCCACAATTTCCATTTGGAAACAAGTGATACCCTCCCACATGAATGACAGTAcaaaattgacagatttttttaagaCTAGTAATGCAAGTTattggctgacaaaatgatacCACTTTTACGGACTTACACTATTTTACAAATATTGAATGATACCTTCAGCAAATACATATAGAACTTTTTGAAATAGAACTCAGTTGTTCTTCACTACTACATATTCATTGCACATTACATACAATGGCATTGTATACAAATGACAACACATTATTGCAAGCCATCTGATGGTATGTAATGTTCCACAGACCAATGGCTGGATAAGCTAAGTATTTATTATGTGGAAACTTACCACAGgcctttctctgtgtgtgttgactgCTTCAATATTGAGGAAACACGGCTCAACTTTACACCCTGCAAAATGGCGAGAGAGCAAAAGCCTCAGGGAAAGGTTTTCAAACAGAGTTTGGATGTTTCACACACTTTGTAAGCATCAACCACCTACCATAGGCTACTGGTGTGAGTTTGAGCACAGTGTGAAGGGGGCATCTTAGATAAGGCAGCTCGTCTTCAGAGGGGAAAAGGAGATggttgaaggaaaaaaaactttaagtAAAGGTGTCAGTACAAGTGGGAAATAAGCCAATCCATGCAGAGGTCGAACTGTTTTCTGTACCTGCAGGTTTGTCTAGAAAGTAGGCCAGCAGGCAGCGCATCACAGCTTGGTGACAGACAACCAGAACGTTCTCCTGCCTCTCCAGCTCCATGATGACCGGCTCCAGACGGTGGACAAGGTCCTCATAGGACTGGGTTAGAGAAAGAATTAAATATTCAACTCAATTCACTCTATCCTACCTCCTCAGTCGTAAAAATCATTCAAAAAATGCACATTCCATGACAGAAACATACAACTTATTGACAAGCACATGTATAAAGCTATCAGCTCTTTTGGCCATTCACCGGATCACAATAGGAAGCAGTGAATATGCAGTGAGTAAGTTCAGCAGAGCTCCTACCTCACCCTTGGGGTAACGATAACGATACTTGTCCTGGTCTCTCAGTGCAAACTCTTCTGGGAAATTCTCCTGAATCTCCTCGTAGGTTAgttcctcacacacacccttagTGAGGAAAAGTAACATGAAGAACATTAACAGCACCGTGAGCGGATGGGTTCCTTTGATCTAGAGGATGTTTATTTTCAACCCAAATTTCAATTAGTGCTTCCAAAGTACTGCACATATGCACTCATGCGAAGAACCAGAAACCCATTTTGAATTCTTATTGAGCAGCAAATGTGCTTTACAGCTGCACAGTCAATCCAAATCCTTTATGAGTGTGAATGCTCTACGTTCTCTACACTATATATGCTGCACACCtcaaagtacacaacctctactgcattcagctgtgaacacacagaccgcTCCAACCTACCGACATGTGAAAACATCATCTGAAAATCTAAAATTAGAGTTAAATGGTTCATCTGAAGGACTCCATTATGTTTTAAATGGAGAGCTGCATATAAACTTACAGCGTCTATCTCATTGAGGGCCTTCCACTGTTCATACTGGATTCCCACAGCCTCTGCAGTCTGGATGGTCCTCTTCATGTGGCTGGTCCACACCTTCAGGTCACTGATTTTCTGACTCTTGATGAAGGTCGCCAGCGCATTGGCATACTGGAGAAAATGGGTATCATTTGCATTATGAATTAAATTACTCAATTCTGTATTTTGTCTCTGTATACCAGATTTGCACTGATAATTATGGTATGGCTTTTTGAATTTAAGTTGATTTCACAGATTGCTTCAAGGAACCTTAATCTGTATATaatgaactctttctctattgtGTGCTTCACTCACCTTCTGACCCCGAGGGGAGAGGCCTGAATCTCCACCGATGCGGCCTAAGAGGTTGAGTTCGCTCTCTCCGTGGCGGCTCAGGTAGATGGAGCGCGGTGTGACGTGGATGTTCATCAGGTAGTAGACTATCCTGCTCTGGATGTGGTCCTGCACCCGGTTCACCAGGTATCTACTGCCCACGTTGAAGATCTTGATGTAGGATAAGTTCCTGTTCCAAGTTTAACGTTGGGGAAAACAAATTTGtgagaaatggaaaaacagtTCTGTAAGTTTCAAATGAAGAAAAGCATCATGGGTCAGTACCTGTCTTTCTCGTCATCTATTGGCACGTAGGTTGCCTTGTAACACTCAATGCGCTGGATGAAGTCTTGCATGGCTTCATCTGTGTCGCGATCCATGTAATCTGGACTCCCAAATTTCACTTGCTAGAAAGGAAAGTCAGCCTCAGTATGTAATTCGGAATACTCCATCACAACCTCTCTAAATATCAGAAATAAATACTGATAATCCTGCTACTATCACCCCACTCCTGGCTTTTGATGTGGATCtggattttatttcattgtatttttctctctgaaatTGATGGACTGGGCTCTTAATAGGGGGGTTGACAGGATGTGACATAAATAGGGATGTGGACACTGGAAGgaacatacattttaaaagatgtaaatgatttacaattgtactgtatgtaaccATATGAGTAACTCAGAAGAAGTTTGAAGGTTGCTCTCACCTTGATATTCTCTGCAATGATGTCGGGGTCGTCACAGATCGATTCCACAAAGAACACCTATGTATAAGATGATATAGAACGAAATTTGAACAAAAAGATAaacttctattctattgtattctattctattattctattatattctattttcctcATGTAACCGGGTagtgttcctgttcctgttaaTGTCCTGAAGCATCACTGTGGGTTAAGTAACATAGACCTGTACTTGCCTTGTAGCCTCTCTCCTTGGCAAAACTGATTATGACGgccctcctctccctggtgGTGTTGGTAGCATCAAATACCTTGATAGGACATAAGATAAGTGTTAGCATTAATGCATTCTTATGACATGGGGAGATACAGGACATTCAAATTttttataatgtgtttttttaacaatcAGGTGTATGAATTGATATACCTGTACTACTGTTGGCATGgtattatacttttttttatagcagGTTATTCCATAGTCATGCTATATGATATTATAAATCAAAATATATGTTATTCACTAGGACTTTCACTAGTACTACTAATGTTGGTATCCATGCAATAAATTGAACTTGTACAATCATACAAATACCTTGCAATATGGCAAGATGATAGACTTTAATTCAAGACCCATGTGGAGCACCTTACTCAAAAACTGATgatgaaatgataaaatatgCTTGAACAAAATATGCTTCTCCTTTGAAAATAGAAAAGCCCTTGTATAATCCAGagtatgtatttgtatttacatGCTGCACCTTCTACTTCGAAGCCATTGAATGCAGTTTACCGCAGTGTCTTGTGTCTTATTACAGGAGATCGATTTAAGGCTCTACCTCACATCTCtttataaaaaaacaattattatgGTCCCAGATCACAAGACTGGTTAGTtagataggagagagagggatgacatgcaacaaaggtcctaaGCCAGATTCACACCCACAGTGTCAGAGTTACATGGTGTGCGctttagccaactgagccagcAAGATGCCCTTCTAATGTCTCTCTCTTGAAAAATAGATcttgatctcaatgagactaCCTGACTAAATAAAAGATAAGTAAACTaggtaaacaaaataaataaatgtttaatgtattttattgggATTAGATGGACAGTTTCAGTTGTCCTCTTACTCACGGCTACTTGTCCCTTTTCCCTTGTGAAGTAGGCAGCTACATCTTTGAGGGCAGCGGCTGCACaggccctgagagagagagaaggtacaGTCACATAGAGAAAGGAGCAAACAGTACAAAACATGAGAGAATAAAGCTCAAACGGCCAAGTCTGCTCATTTCTTACTTGCGGATCCTCATGGCCTCTTCATTATCAGGTTTAAAGAACTCAAAGTTTTTATAGATCTGGACGGCCTCCCTGCGGTACTGACCCACGTTAAACACTGGGGGGATTGGGAAACAGAGGGGGTAAATAAAAGCTCCTTATTAAGGCAAGGAAAAATCTCATAAAATTCACCAAAGTTCAACTGTAACATTAAAATAGATTCAACGCCTGGTCACTTTTATACATTCATGTATAGAATAAGAGGGATTCACTTTGAAAACTGACTTTTTGTAGGAACCCCGATCCAGTTCAGGTACCGAGTGAGCTTCTTGGAGATGTATGTCTTCCCTCTGGCCGGCAGTCCCACCATCACAAGCATTGTAGGGGAATTGCAGAACTGAGGCACTGAGGctatgatgaaaacaaacacacaaaaacataaagcaATCGATTGTCACAGTATGTGAATGTTGGCGATGTTGGAAAttaagctttttctactgttcCGCTTATGGCAGGTCACTCTGCATAAGAGCATCAGCCAAATGTCCAAATGTAAAAAGCAATGGAGATctacacacttatacacacacaacaatgtaATGTGAAATGCATTGTAATCTTTCTCTAAACTCTGGGAGGTAACTACTGTGCCATGTGTGCGTctctgtgtgggtgtatgttactctgtgcgtgtgtgtgtgtgtgtgtgtgtgtgtgtgtgtgtgtgtgtgtgtatgtgtctctgagcatgtgtgtgcacctggCTGCCAAGGTAATCctcattaagagagagagagcatgagctCCAAGGTGCGGCTCAAATGTCTGTAAACCAGCGTAGTATCACATGACTAATCTGCCAGTCTTTGGCAGCACTTCAGGTGACACAGAAAACAATCCAACCGAccagcaaacaacaacaaataaacacataaaggaattaaaatgatgaatgaatggtCCTTTTTCAAATATAacacaaataacaaaaacacatcactgaGGAATTGAGGAATAACTTAAACTGACCAGATGCTGCCCCTCCTCAGGTAGCCAACACTTTGGAGACAACCAGAGCAGCACAGTGTACCGAGCCATATGGCTGACAaccacaacaacatgacacttCCTCCTAATCTGCAGAAAGATAGCCTTTGCCCGAGCGTGCTAAAATGTCTTTTCCGTGCAGATGGTTACAAATCTGCTCATCACAAAACAGCTGTATAGAGCAATAATGTTTCCTCTATAACTGTGACAGCATTATTCTTATGGGACGGATCTAAGGCTCTGTCTGAGATTCACAACTCACGATTATTTAATGAAGCTTcagtgaagaaaaaacaaactaaaatctTCATCTGACAGGAGAGAtgaccaaatctaaacatctttgtgttttggttagcctgtcatgatgttagccatgttaacttttgcatgcatgtctgtctctgctgtcaacaggcATTAAGGGGGCCAGTTAGCTGTACCCCACAAGTGCCCGGATGGCCCATGTGTCTCTatacaggcagagggagagaagcagccTCCAGGCCCTCCCAGTATGAATGGAGTATGCCGCATCAGCAAAACTGCTCAAAGGACCGTGTCAGTCGCAGAGCAGAGAGCCAGCTCTGACCTGCCTGGCCCTAATCGCATGGCCgacttctctgtctccctcacacAGCTGCCTGCCTACCTGCTTCCCCAAGCAGGACCGAGCTCAGTCACACACCAACAGGAGGTGGGGGATCCATGGTCAAGATCCAGCACAGCCCAGTGTGAGACAGATGAGTGACATGACTGCTGTATCACAAGGAGAGGTAATCCAAAGTAGTAGAAACAAGAATTGAGTTGAAACAGAAGCAGACagtaggaggagagacaggtaaCGCATCTTGAACCTGTTCTATCCAAGCTGGGTCGGCTTTTCATGTCACTTACATCCCCTCCGGCGGTTCATGTTGTAGCCCATCCATGGCACCCAGATCTTGAGCAGTGCGGTCTGCGTGAGTGTTTTCTGCTCTGTGGACGTGTCGATGGTGAGAGCCATGAGGCCAGGATGGCAGACGCTGTCCCACTCCCTTTGCACAGAGGATTGAGTGTGAACAAGGGAGGCACACAGccgtatctgtgtgtgtatgtgtgtgtgtgtgtgcttcattgAACTCTACGTAGGTCAGCTGACTGTTGCTAAGGAGAAGGACTTGGTaggcaggaggggagggagggagggagagaggggggggggggggggggacctctGGCCATGCTGCTTGTCTGCCTCTCCGTCTGTTTCCCGATTAGAAAGGCCTGAGGGGAGCTGCCCCGGAGTTAGCCCAAATCTGTCCGGTGATGTCAGACAGCAGGGAAGCATCCAAATCCACCGTGCTGTACATCTGTTCTGGTGGCAGGCCTGGGAACTCAAGTGTAAGTCAGTGGCAAGAACGACAGATTCCTCTGGGACAGTTATAGCAACAGTGGGAACTTTTAATGAATTCAGATGAGCACAGTTAGTACTGCAGTTAGTTTATCACATGTACAGTAGGGCTTCCTCGCTTTTGCCACAAGGGGGCAGTTACACTCCTTAAGGTTAATGTAGGCTATAGTTTTCTGTATTCTGTACAGTAAGTCTATGACAGCAGCTATGGTTCTGTAATTTGGTATCATAATTTGCTGTGTTTATAGAATTTATGTTTCAATAAGCACAGTCATTGTAGAGAAACTGGGTGACACTGGGTGATATTTAAGTCTTAGAGtgtatgccagtgtttatagaAGTCCACTCggatcagagttaatttaacacttttgatagttttgaacagctgccCCAAAGCCTTTGAGTGGGCACACAACTCTGCATTCAACACGTGTCAACTCCAACTAATCAACACATATTAACACAGGAAATttgctgtgttgtgctgtgaATGTAGCCAATGAATGTAGCTGGGAATGTAACCAGTCCCATAGCGTGTAGCTGTGAATGATGTGTGTGAGACATGAAAATTTAGAAAGAGTTTTCaataaatgtcttattttcaaataaacttTAGAAATTTTGGCCACTTTCTAATAGACCAATGGCTCTGACAGTCTCATGGCTCCAGCCCTGACCCTGAAGGAAAGGGTCACTGATGACATAATGCCACTGGACAGTCTGTATCAAAGTGTCAGATCTCAGAACTCATACCAAATGTCACTTATTCCATTAACTATGTACAGGGCACATCATTTACCGTATTTCTGGCCCATGTTCAAAGTCTAAGTGGCAAATCCCATCTTGGCCAGTGTTTATGCTAGCCACTAATGGCCAGTGTTTCTGTTTTGGGCTAAGCCCCATTATTGAGAGAGGGTACATACTATCCTGTTGGGGGTTTGCTCTGGCAGGAATTGAGCCTGCCCTCCCAAACAAGGGCTAAGGGGATATAGAGTTTGggctttccctctccctctatctccctcacgcacgcacgcacgcacgcatgcacgcacacacacacacacacacacacacacacacacacactaaaaagcAGAAGAATGTTGCAAGGAATATGAAGTAAAGCACATGAGTAAATTCCACTAAACACAAGCAACTGGTTTATTCTTGATCAAGACTTCTTCAGAGGTGAGGTGTGTCTCAGGCTGCAGTGATCAGGTTCCAGATTGCTGAAGTGTAAATATATGCCATCTGTCTTCATATGAGGTGAGTTGCAGGACCTGGGCAGGGCACCTGGCTCACTCACTGTCCCATAAAGTCACTCACCATTGTTACCGCTTACAAACTTCAATAACTTGTGTCGTGCAAAGCATTTGTTAACTTCAGACATGGGCACGCTTGGGTAAAACCCACaaggagggagatagagaacTAACTTTGTCTATTACACAACAGACAACCCAGTGCGGTCTGTTATCCTAAGTCATTTCCTGTATATACCATACCAGCTACTTGTGCAACAATGCCACTCAAAATGTGGCACTGTGAAACGACTTCGCTGCTGCATAAAGCACAGCATTACGTTGAAAACAACACATGGACCGTTGTTTTCTGTGTAGCACTCAATCCTTTGACAACTTGTCTGTGTAGCTCTCCCTTGACAACATGAGCCTAGGCCTATGTCCTGTAACGTATCACATATTAGATGTACGGTAGAAACATATTACAGTAAAGTTTCCTTATAACTTAGTTGGTACACTCAGTACACTTAGTGATCTCACCTGCACTGTCACACCTGCGGCGCCTCACATGTTCCAACTGGGGCAGCTCCATTCTCTCCAGTATTCCAATGAACCGACCAGTAGACCATCTGAAGACCGTCCACCCGACTCCGAGGACTACGTGTCCAGTAGCTACAGAACTGATGCTGTTATTAAAGTAACTAAACCCCTCTGCCAAAGTATTCTCaacccaccccccctccctgcccGACCCCTCTCTTTTCACGACACATGGACATATGATAGCAGCAGACTGGGCTTGTCCTTTAGTGTTTGCCAGGGCCAGAGTTCACAACTTACACACATGGCGAGGGAGAAGCAGCACTAAGGGGGCGGATCATAACAAGAGCAAAGGTCGCTAAAAAGGtaaggtggggtgggggtggggggtggggtggcaaCTTTATCCTGCCACACCACTTATCACTCATCGTGCACACGTGTGTGAAGTGTAATGAACTGCAGTGAAGCGTCAGCAGCCCGGCCCTGTTGTTGGCTGCGTGGTGTGTGTTTAGACTCCATGGAACATGCAATAGAGTAGACTTTACATAAGAAGTAGGGAGGGTTTAAAATTTGGGGTCAAAACCCAAGGGTCTTGCAGATATTTTGATGACAGGAAATGATGCTGTGTTCCATGGACACTCTACTGTATTTTCAGCACACATGCCAAGATACAGGCCTACAGCACAGTCCCTATCATGTTTAAAGATACTACATTGACGATGGGAGAAGTAGACTTAGGTATGCAATGTTGTTAATGATTAAATTCAAATGATTGACAGATCATGTATTAGGCAACCAGAGGTGGTGAGAGTACAGTAAGGTCTTCAGGACAGGCACGACATTTCTGCTGCCTGCAGCTGTGGTCCGGAGGGGCGACTAACATACTGTTGAAGATGAAGAATTGTTTGAGCATCGATAGTGAAGCAAACAACCTCAGACAACGAGGCACCTTCAGAGACACCTTGAAAATAAGCATACTGTATTGttatgtcctgtcctgtgttaATCAAAAGACTTTGAAGCCCATTGAAACTGCAGATAATTAAGTTCTGTCTGGGAGAAACATCCTATCACCTTCTGATTCTATCATCCTTTGTCAAACTGTTCCTTGACTGCAGAGTAGCCTGGAACTCCCCATTGTTACTACAACTTAGTTTGCATACCAGTTGGCTACAACAATTTTGGTCCACTGCATAAATTACTTCCCTGTTCCATTGTTCTGTACTATCTCAGACCCAGACCCTAGTATACTATTAAACACTCCACTCCAGCAAACTCCTAAAATGATTCTGAGTGATTTCCTCAACAATACCAAAGAGACATTCTTGATGTGGGGCCTGCACCAGAACGTCCAGTTAAATCCATAAATGTGTCAATTTGCTGTGCACTGGTTATGGAGAGAGCAGTGGCTACCTTATAGTTTGGTTTGGCTGCGTCAGATCAATTACCTAACTACCACCTCAATATTCCACTGTCTAACACTCTGACACCCCAAAACCCAGACATTCATTTTTAGCTCTTGAGGAAGTTCTGCAGCCTAGTATTTCATTAGAGGAAGAGGGCACAGAACCAAAACAAGCATATTTGGCTCATTTTAAAGAGAAAACAGCTTTCCTAGAGCAGCAATGCATGCATGGACCTTTGTCtacattttgattggataaCCAGGTGGAGTGGTCCAGTTGAATCAGGGGCAGCCTGAGTTATACATTCACTCTCATGTCAACCAGGGGTTGATCAGGAGTCTTACATAATATTCAGACACTGGATTTTCTACTCTCAATCTCTGAGGCTCTGAAGACCTGAGGTGAGAATCTATTTCACTATCAAGTCAGCGTGCAGATTCTTCTATGTGttcatcattttctttttatggGTAATATGGTTTATATCTAAACATTGTTTAGTGACATTTTCCCTAATATTTTTAAAAGGCAGCATTTCTTGAttattgtaaaaacacacatttctgaTGTTCATCTGCCATAGGAAAGAAGTGATGCTatgattaacttttttttttaattcaattataataattaataataaatttAATGATTTTAACTTGATCAttttagttttactttcatgcttCTCTTCAGATGTGGTGTGATTTCAAACTGAATCTAGGCTACAGCTAAACAAGTTGTTATAGGCTCTGGTTTAGCTGTATTCTGTGGAAAACATTTGGCACGCGCTGCGGCTGTGCCCTACATTTCAGATGAATATCTGCTGACAGGGAAAATCATTTGATGTCAAAGGGTAGCTGCCTCAGATCTGATGAAACATAGATTTTAATCTGCACATTGCAATGTTTCAGTCACTGCTGCTTTAATTTGAGTCTAAATTAGTGTTTTCCACTtaattaaatacaataaaaaatgtaGAAGTCGAGCTGTGATGGATATTTTAAGCAGAAATCTATCATTACTCATTCTAAATTATTAGATTAGTAGCATAAtgagagtcagagtcagactcgtttttattcaacaaatgtaaGGACTTTGATTTTGTTAATTAGTGCTGAATATTACTAAACAgttacagaaaaacagacaaaatgccTACTGCTTAGACTAAACATATAAGTCAAAGAATTGCTCCAGATGTGTGTTGCAAACATCTGAAGAGGAGGTGGGTAGGGTCACAATGAGGACCAACTTCATAGAAAAACAGAGACCTGCAATTAAATCAAACTGCAAACAACAGCTATGTTGATGTATAGGAAAACATGCATAGTGTAAATGGGCACTAA encodes the following:
- the pfkfb1 gene encoding 6-phosphofructo-2-kinase/fructose-2,6-bisphosphatase 1 isoform X1; this translates as MALTIDTSTEQKTLTQTALLKIWVPWMGYNMNRRRGSSVPQFCNSPTMLVMVGLPARGKTYISKKLTRYLNWIGVPTKMFNVGQYRREAVQIYKNFEFFKPDNEEAMRIRKACAAAALKDVAAYFTREKGQVAVFDATNTTRERRAVIISFAKERGYKVFFVESICDDPDIIAENIKQVKFGSPDYMDRDTDEAMQDFIQRIECYKATYVPIDDEKDRNLSYIKIFNVGSRYLVNRVQDHIQSRIVYYLMNIHVTPRSIYLSRHGESELNLLGRIGGDSGLSPRGQKYANALATFIKSQKISDLKVWTSHMKRTIQTAEAVGIQYEQWKALNEIDAGVCEELTYEEIQENFPEEFALRDQDKYRYRYPKGESYEDLVHRLEPVIMELERQENVLVVCHQAVMRCLLAYFLDKPADELPYLRCPLHTVLKLTPVAYGCKVEPCFLNIEAVNTHRERPVNVDVDRDPEDALLTVPDHI
- the pfkfb1 gene encoding 6-phosphofructo-2-kinase/fructose-2,6-bisphosphatase 1 isoform X3 — translated: MELPQLEHVRRRRCDSAASVPQFCNSPTMLVMVGLPARGKTYISKKLTRYLNWIGVPTKMFNVGQYRREAVQIYKNFEFFKPDNEEAMRIRKACAAAALKDVAAYFTREKGQVAVFDATNTTRERRAVIISFAKERGYKVFFVESICDDPDIIAENIKQVKFGSPDYMDRDTDEAMQDFIQRIECYKATYVPIDDEKDRNLSYIKIFNVGSRYLVNRVQDHIQSRIVYYLMNIHVTPRSIYLSRHGESELNLLGRIGGDSGLSPRGQKYANALATFIKSQKISDLKVWTSHMKRTIQTAEAVGIQYEQWKALNEIDAGVCEELTYEEIQENFPEEFALRDQDKYRYRYPKGESYEDLVHRLEPVIMELERQENVLVVCHQAVMRCLLAYFLDKPADELPYLRCPLHTVLKLTPVAYGCKVEPCFLNIEAVNTHRERPVNVDVDRDPEDALLTVPDHI
- the pfkfb1 gene encoding 6-phosphofructo-2-kinase/fructose-2,6-bisphosphatase 1 isoform X2, with the protein product MALTIDTSTEQKTLTQTALLKIWVPWMGYNMNRRRGCICNSPTMLVMVGLPARGKTYISKKLTRYLNWIGVPTKMFNVGQYRREAVQIYKNFEFFKPDNEEAMRIRKACAAAALKDVAAYFTREKGQVAVFDATNTTRERRAVIISFAKERGYKVFFVESICDDPDIIAENIKQVKFGSPDYMDRDTDEAMQDFIQRIECYKATYVPIDDEKDRNLSYIKIFNVGSRYLVNRVQDHIQSRIVYYLMNIHVTPRSIYLSRHGESELNLLGRIGGDSGLSPRGQKYANALATFIKSQKISDLKVWTSHMKRTIQTAEAVGIQYEQWKALNEIDAGVCEELTYEEIQENFPEEFALRDQDKYRYRYPKGESYEDLVHRLEPVIMELERQENVLVVCHQAVMRCLLAYFLDKPADELPYLRCPLHTVLKLTPVAYGCKVEPCFLNIEAVNTHRERPVNVDVDRDPEDALLTVPDHI